The nucleotide window TCCAGCGCCTGGACGCTCCCCCTCAACGCCGCCGCGTCGCGGAAGGTGATGTCGTGGGCCTGGCGGAGCGTCGTGAGCTCACCCTTGAGCGTCTCGAGCTCCGCCTGGAGCTGCCGGACGGTCTTGGCGTTTGCTCCGCATCCACTGACGAGGACCATCAGCGCGGCGACGGACCAGAACGCCCGTGTCATGCTCGCTTACAGTTCAGCCACAGGTGTATCTAGCTAACATCGCGTAAAACGATGATTTCTAACTTGTCGCCTTTTGCCACAACCGTGTCCCCGGCCACGATGGCCAGTCCGTCGGCCTGAACCATCGAGGTCAGGATCCCCGAACCCTGTTCGCCGGTCAGTCGCGCCCAGAGCTCGTCGCCCTCGCGCACGAGCGTGACGCGCAGGTAGCCGCGTCGATGTCCGGGGTTGGGGATCGGATCGAGCGCCCGGGCGCGGAGCCGCGGACGGCTGACCCGCTCGTAGCCGGCGAGCCGCAGCAGCGCCGGACGGACGAACAGCTCGAAGGTCACCATCGCCGACACGGGGTTGCCGGGCAAGCCGAAGATCAGCTGACGACCACGTGTCCCGAACGTGATCGGTTTGCCGGGCCGCATGGAGACCTGCCACAGGTGCAGCTCGGCCCCCGAGCGGCTCAAGGCCTCGCGCACGAGGTCCAGCTCGCCGACCGACACGCCGGCCGAGGAGACGAGGATGTCCGCTGTCCGTCCCCAGCCGATGCGCTCCTCGATCGCCTCGAGCCGATCCGGGGCAACGCCGAGATTGACCACCTCGGCGCCGGCTTCCCGTGCCTGCGCAGCCAGCGAATAGGTATTGGTGTTCGGAATCTGTGCCGGCGTCGGCTCGGCACCCAGATCGGCCAGCTCGTTGCCCGTGGAGAGCACGGCGACCAGCGGCCGGCGGTGGACGAGGACCGGCGAGTGACCCAGCGTCGCCAGGAGCCCCACCTCGGCAGCGCGAATCAGTCGCCCCGGCTCCAGGACGCGGTCCCCCGCCCGCACGTCCTCGCCACGGGGACGGACGAACGTTCCCGCGGCCACGGCGCGGGCGATACGGATGCGATCGGCCTCGGCCTGCACATCTTCCTGGGGCACGACGGCGTCGGCGCCGTCGGGGAGCGGTGCCCCGGTGAAGATGCGCGCCGCTTCCCCGGACTGCAGCCGCCGCGCGGGAAGGACGCCGGCCGTGATCCGGGCTGTCACCACCAGCGTGACTGGAGCACTCACGGTGTCGGCTGCTCGCACGGCGTACCCGTCCATCGACGAGTTCGGCCAGGGTGGAATCTCACGTCGCGAGATGACGGGCTCGGCGAGCACACGGCCGAGCGCCGCGTCCAGAGCCACACGCTCCGTCTCGAGGGGACGGGCCCGGGCCAGGATCTGAGCGAGGGCCTCCTCCACGGTCAGCACGGCGCTAGTGTACAACCGCTGCCGGTGATTCCGTGGGGGCACGGGCGTGGCGAAGCCCGGGTGCCCGTGCCCGGTGGAGCCGACGCCGGGACAGCGTCCCCTGTCGTCGTGACTCACGGCAGCTGCATGAAGAACCGCTGCCGGTGATTCCGTGGGGGCACGGGCGTGGCGAAGCCCGGGTGCCCGTGCCCGGTTAAATATCCAGAACCGGCCGGAAGCGGGCGAAGAACCAGCGTCGGCTCAGCACGAAGAGCGCGAGGAAGCCGGCGCTGATGAGCAGCTCGCGCCAGCCCAGGGGGAACCCGGCCGCCTGAGGCAGGACCGAGGGCACGATGACGAGCAAGCGCTCCAGGAAGATACCGACCAGGCCGAACACCGCCATCACCACCAGCGGGGTGTGCCGCTGGGGCGGCCGCCCCGTCAGGCGCTTGAGCAGATACATGAAGGGAATCAGCCAACCCACGACCATGACCACCCAGGCCAGCGTCTGCCAGGGCTGGACGAAGAACCGGGCCACCACGAAGCGGGTCTCGATCGGCACGTTGCCGTACCAGATCACCAGGTACTGGGACCAGAAGAAGTACATCCACATGATCGACAGGGCGAACTGCAGCTTCGCCACGTCCTGCACGGCGCCCGGGGGGACCGTGGCCAGCCCACGCGCGTTGGCGCGCACGGTGTGGATGGCCAGGAGCGCGAACCCCGTGTAGAGCGTGGACACGACGAAGTATCCGCCGAAGAGGCCGCTGTACCAGCTGGGATCCAGCGACATCACGAGGTCGAACCCCCACAGCGAGATCGTGACCACCCACAACATGAGGAGCACGACGGCCAGGCGATTGCGCCGGCTTTGCTCCGCCTCGTTCCCGGCATGCGCGGGAGCGCGCACGAGCAGGCGCACGAACGCGAAGGCGACGGCGAACAGTGCCGCGGCGGCGACGAGCGTACGGGCCCAGAAGAACGGCGCGTTGAGCCAGGCGGCCTTCCGGGCCACCAGGGCCTCGATTTCTGCCGGCGGGTGGAGCCAGCGACCGTAGAGCGCGTCCTGTCCGAGGATCAAGAACAGGAGCAGCACGAAGGCCGCGGGCAGGAAGCCGGCGGTGGTGAGCGCCAGACGACGGACGCTCGGCGACCACCGGGCTTCGGTGAGCTGCATCATGCCGGCGATGGCCGGTCCGGTGACGGCCAGGCCCCCCCAGAAGACCAGGTTCGCCAGATACACGCACCAGACCCGGGCAGCGTCGGCGGAGTTCACTCCGAGCAGGAAGGCCAGCGCCCCCAGCGCCACCAGGACGCCCCACACCGCCGTCACGGCCGCCCTCGAATCCGGGCCCGCGTCATTTGGCGGCCACCAGGCTACGCAGGTAGTTCACGAGATGCCATGCCTCCTCCGAGGACAGGGCTTCCGCGTAGGCCGGCATCACGGCGCCGCCGGCCATGATGTAGCTGTGCCAGAAGCCGTCGGTGCGCTGGCGCTGAAACTCCGGGTTCGTGAGATCCGGAGGCGGAATGAACTTCGTGGCCACCGGCCCGGTCACTCCGCCTTTGGCCGCCGGGCCGTGGCAGGGCACGCAGAAGGTCGCGAAGTGCGTTTGGCCGATCGCCACCGAGGCTGGGGTGGGCCTGATGGGGTTGGCCCGCTTGGCCGCCTCCTCACGCTGCTCGCGGGGCAGGATCAGCGCGCCCCCCCGCGGCACCACGCCGGCCGGCATCGGAAACACCCGCTCGCCGGGCATCACGCGGGCGGTCTCCGTCATGTTGTGGACCCACCGGTAGCCGATGACGCCCACCATGAGCGCGCCGCAGGCGGCCACGATGAGCAAGACCAGCATGAAGACGTACTTCACGCCCGCACCTCGTCGGCGCCGGCCGCCTCGAGAATCTGGCGGACGGAGGCCGCGCGCTCGGGCGCACAGTGCACGGCCACCCCGAAGCGGTCGTTGGTGAACCGTGGATCGAAGGTCGACGACGGGCGAAAGCGGGGCAGCCGGGCCAGGGCCACCAGTCCGATGAGGGTCGCCACACCGCCGAAGAGGATCATCATCTCGAAGGCGATGATGAAAAACGGCGGTAGCGAGGCGCCCCGGATGCCGCCGGCCGGCTGGAGCTGGAGGAACTTGCCCCCGGTCACCAGACCCCAGACCACGGAGGTCCAGATGGTGAGGATGAAGGCCGACGCGATCCCGACCAGCCCCCCCAGCAGCGTGAACAGGCGAACCCGGCTGACCGGCCGGTCGCGCTCGAGCACGTCCTCGATCTCGTGAATCGGCGCCGGCGAGTACACCTCCACATCGTGGTAGCCCTTGGCCTTGAGCTCCTCCAGGGCCCGCACGGTGGTATCCACGTGGGCAAAGACGCCGACGACGCGCTCAGTGCCGGCCATGACCGCCTCCCCTCATCGGCAGCGGCAGCGTCTCCTTCACCTCCACGATCGAGATCGACGGCATGATCCTGATGAAGCCGAGGAAGAGGATGAAGAACCAGGCGAAGCTCCCGATGACGATCATGGTATCCGTGGGCGACGGCACGTAGATGCCCCACGTATAGGGATAGAAGTCGTGGCCGAGTGAGGGAACGATGATGTTGAAGCGCTCGAACCACATGCCGATGAGCACGAGGATGGAGACGATGTAGAGCACGGTCGGGCTCAGCCGGGCCCGCCGCCAGAACAGGACGAGCGGCGCCACGCAGTTGCAGAAGTACATCAACCACAGGGCCCAGGCATAGGTCTCGGTGATCCGCCAGAAGAGCGAGGCCTTCTCGAAATGATCGCCGCTGTACAGCGTGGTGAAGATCTCACAGATGTAGAAGTACGTCAGGACCAGCCCGGTGACCAGGATGAGCTTGCCCATGGCATCCAGATGCTTGTCCTGGATGTAGGCGTGTAGCCCGAAGAAGTGCCGCATGGGCAGCATGAGCACCAGCACCATGGCGAAGCCCGAGAAGATGGCGCCGTCCACGAAGAAGGGCGCGAACAAGGTCGAGTGCCAGCCGGGGACGAGGGCCATCGCGAAGTCCCAGGACACCACGCTGTGCACGGACAGCACCAGGGGTGTGGCCAGCGCCGCGAACAACCCGTAGGCCCGCCGGTAGTGACGCCACTGCGAGTGCGAGCCTTCCCAGCCCAGCGACAGCATGCCGTAGATGCGCCGGCGCCACCCGGTGGAGGCGTCCCGCAGCGCCGCGATGTCGGGGACAAGGCCCACGATGAAGAAGATGGTGCTGATGCTCAGATACGTCGAGATCGCGAACACGTCCCATACCAGGGGCGAGCGGAAGTTCGGCCACAGCTCGCGCTGGTTGGCGTACGGCAACAGGTAGTAGGCGAACCACATTCGCCCCGCGTGGATCAGGGGAAACAGCCCCGCGGTCATGACGGCGAAGATCGTCATGGCCTCGGCGGCCCGAAAGATCGACGTGCGCCAGCGGGCCCGGAACAGGTACAGGATGGCCGAGATGAGCGTGCCGGCGTGCCCGATACCGATCCAGAACACGAACGAGGTGATGTACATCGCCCACATCTGGGGCGTCCGCTTGCCCGCCGCCCCCATGCCGATCCAGATCTGCCACGTCCAGGCCAGGATGCCGCCGGCCAGGATGAGCCCGACCACGCACATCCACGCGAAGTACAGGTTGCCGGGCGGGGCCAGCGTGCGGAGCACGTCCCGGGTCACGTCGGCGAACGTCGGCGGCCGGGGCTCGCGGTCGGCGACGGTGCTCATGCGTGGCCCCTCACGACTTTCTTGAGATAGGTCACCGAGGGCCGCGTGCCGATCTCCTCGAGCACATGGTAGGCGCGCGGGGAGTGGGCCAGTCGGGAGACCTCGCTGCGATCGTCCTTGAGGTTACCGAACGTGATGGCCTGGGCGGGACAGGTCTGCTGGCAAGCGGTCAGGATGTCGCCGTCCCGCACGGCGCGCTTGTCGTCGCGAGCCCGGTCCTTGCCGGCCACGATGCGCTGGATACACATCGTGCACTTCTCCATGATGCCGAGCTGGCGTACCGTCACGTCGGGGTTGAGCTGGACCTCGAGCGGCGCGGGGAATTCGTAGCTCCACCAGTTGAATCGCCGGACGTGATAGGGGCAGTTGTTGCCGCAGTACCGGGTGCCCACGCATCGGTTGTAGACCTGCCCGTTCAACCCTTCTTCGGTCCGGTAGGCGGCGAACACCGGGCAGACGGGCTCGCAGGGGGCGACCTCGCAGTGCTGGCAGAGCATGGGCAGGAACATGTTGCGGGGATGCGCGGCATCGCCTTCGGCCCAGCGCTCGAGCCTGAGCCAGTGCAGCTGGCGGCCATAGGCGCAATCGGCCTTGCCGACCACCGGCACGTTGTTCTCGGCCTGACAGGCGACCACGCAGGCCTGACAGCCCACGCAGCGGTCGACGTCGATGGCCAGACCCCAGCGATAACCCGGGTACTGCTGGGGCGGGTACATGCTGATGAACTCGTGCGGCTTGGCCTTGCCCCGCAGCGCCTGCTCCCGGGCCGTGCCCAGGTCGATGTGCTGGGCGATCTCGCGATGGTCCTGGTCGTGCGTGGCCTGCAGGATGGCCAGCGGCCGCCGGGCGCCGGTCCGGCTCAGGGTCACCTTGACCCCGAGGAAGACGGCGCCGCCCGACGCGGCGTCCGGGGCGGCTCCCAGCAGGGTGAGCGGGCTCAGCGACGTCGGCGGCGGCGCCACGTACTTCTGCGCCAGGTGATAGCCGGCGTAGCGGTGGCCGATCGGGATGGCGACCGCACCTGGATGCAGGCTTGCGGACACGTACGCGGGGAGCTCCACCGCCCCGTGGGGTGAGGTGACGCGCACGACATCGCCCGTCGCCAGGGCGAGCCTCGTCGCCGTCTCCGTGGGCACTTCTACCCAGGCGTCCCAGACCGCCTGGGTCATCGTATCCGGGGCCTCGTGCAGCCAGGCCGCGCCCGCGCTGCGGCCGTCGTAGAACCTGAACGACGGATACGCCAGCAAGGTCAGGCCCCCGGCGTCTCCCTCGAGCCTGGGCGGTGCCGGCTCCACCGCGCTCACCTTCGCCGTCACGGTCGCCGCGGCCGTCTGGCGCCAGACCCCGCCTCGCTGGAGCGCCAGCTCCCAGCCGTTGGGCTCGCCCTTGACCAGAGGTTCCCAGGCCATTTTCAAATATTGCTCGAAGGAGGCCCACGGCAGCGGTCCCTTGCCCTCCTCGGTCCCCAGCACGCCGCGGCCGATGCGCAGCAAGGCTTCTCCGAACGGCAGGGCATCCCGGATCGGCGA belongs to Candidatus Methylomirabilota bacterium and includes:
- the glp gene encoding gephyrin-like molybdotransferase Glp, translating into MSHDDRGRCPGVGSTGHGHPGFATPVPPRNHRQRLYTSAVLTVEEALAQILARARPLETERVALDAALGRVLAEPVISRREIPPWPNSSMDGYAVRAADTVSAPVTLVVTARITAGVLPARRLQSGEAARIFTGAPLPDGADAVVPQEDVQAEADRIRIARAVAAGTFVRPRGEDVRAGDRVLEPGRLIRAAEVGLLATLGHSPVLVHRRPLVAVLSTGNELADLGAEPTPAQIPNTNTYSLAAQAREAGAEVVNLGVAPDRLEAIEERIGWGRTADILVSSAGVSVGELDLVREALSRSGAELHLWQVSMRPGKPITFGTRGRQLIFGLPGNPVSAMVTFELFVRPALLRLAGYERVSRPRLRARALDPIPNPGHRRGYLRVTLVREGDELWARLTGEQGSGILTSMVQADGLAIVAGDTVVAKGDKLEIIVLRDVS
- a CDS encoding cytochrome c, with protein sequence MKYVFMLVLLIVAACGALMVGVIGYRWVHNMTETARVMPGERVFPMPAGVVPRGGALILPREQREEAAKRANPIRPTPASVAIGQTHFATFCVPCHGPAAKGGVTGPVATKFIPPPDLTNPEFQRQRTDGFWHSYIMAGGAVMPAYAEALSSEEAWHLVNYLRSLVAAK
- a CDS encoding DUF3341 domain-containing protein — protein: MAGTERVVGVFAHVDTTVRALEELKAKGYHDVEVYSPAPIHEIEDVLERDRPVSRVRLFTLLGGLVGIASAFILTIWTSVVWGLVTGGKFLQLQPAGGIRGASLPPFFIIAFEMMILFGGVATLIGLVALARLPRFRPSSTFDPRFTNDRFGVAVHCAPERAASVRQILEAAGADEVRA
- the nrfD gene encoding NrfD/PsrC family molybdoenzyme membrane anchor subunit gives rise to the protein MSTVADREPRPPTFADVTRDVLRTLAPPGNLYFAWMCVVGLILAGGILAWTWQIWIGMGAAGKRTPQMWAMYITSFVFWIGIGHAGTLISAILYLFRARWRTSIFRAAEAMTIFAVMTAGLFPLIHAGRMWFAYYLLPYANQRELWPNFRSPLVWDVFAISTYLSISTIFFIVGLVPDIAALRDASTGWRRRIYGMLSLGWEGSHSQWRHYRRAYGLFAALATPLVLSVHSVVSWDFAMALVPGWHSTLFAPFFVDGAIFSGFAMVLVLMLPMRHFFGLHAYIQDKHLDAMGKLILVTGLVLTYFYICEIFTTLYSGDHFEKASLFWRITETYAWALWLMYFCNCVAPLVLFWRRARLSPTVLYIVSILVLIGMWFERFNIIVPSLGHDFYPYTWGIYVPSPTDTMIVIGSFAWFFILFLGFIRIMPSISIVEVKETLPLPMRGGGHGRH
- a CDS encoding molybdopterin-dependent oxidoreductase, whose translation is MHRRDFFKIVGVSGTAAAMAACQQPAETLLPLVVPNEQIVPGVAAWFATVCRECPAGCGVIARNREGRVVKLEGNPDHPVNRGALCIRGQAALQQLYHPDRFAGAQRREGGAFKSIAWDEALKTVSGKLGALREQGRGGRVALVSQLESGSLAGLMDRWTQALGTRPRVTFEPFGYEAMRAANRIVFNRDAVPHYVFDDADVILSFGADFVETWLSNVEHAGAFARMHGFSGGRAGTLVHVEPRQSLTAANADQWVRNAPGTEALLALAILKVLVDEGRAERRFGTAVAGVDVSKVAAESGVPVQTIRGMAAAFGSAKAALAIGGGVAVTGTHATATLVAINLLNAAVGAPGRTLRFGPDLAYTRVSPYAEMARLVEAMSRGEIEVLLLGPRVNPAFTLPGGLKFAEAAAKVPMVVSFATHPDETTALAHVVLPDTHWLETWGDYAPRDGVMGLLQPTMSPIRDALPFGEALLRIGRGVLGTEEGKGPLPWASFEQYLKMAWEPLVKGEPNGWELALQRGGVWRQTAAATVTAKVSAVEPAPPRLEGDAGGLTLLAYPSFRFYDGRSAGAAWLHEAPDTMTQAVWDAWVEVPTETATRLALATGDVVRVTSPHGAVELPAYVSASLHPGAVAIPIGHRYAGYHLAQKYVAPPPTSLSPLTLLGAAPDAASGGAVFLGVKVTLSRTGARRPLAILQATHDQDHREIAQHIDLGTAREQALRGKAKPHEFISMYPPQQYPGYRWGLAIDVDRCVGCQACVVACQAENNVPVVGKADCAYGRQLHWLRLERWAEGDAAHPRNMFLPMLCQHCEVAPCEPVCPVFAAYRTEEGLNGQVYNRCVGTRYCGNNCPYHVRRFNWWSYEFPAPLEVQLNPDVTVRQLGIMEKCTMCIQRIVAGKDRARDDKRAVRDGDILTACQQTCPAQAITFGNLKDDRSEVSRLAHSPRAYHVLEEIGTRPSVTYLKKVVRGHA